Proteins found in one Paenibacillus dendritiformis genomic segment:
- the sdhB gene encoding succinate dehydrogenase iron-sulfur subunit, which translates to MAEAVASSKKIKFIVTRQDSPDAAPYTEEFEIPYRPNMNVISALMEIQRNPVNASGKETAPVCWESNCLEEVCGACSMVINGKPRQACSALIDKLEQPIRLAPMKTFPIVRDLVINRERMFNALKRVKAWIPIDGTYDLGPGPRMAETKRQWAYELSKCMTCGVCLEACPNVNDKTSFIGPAPISQVRLFNAHPTGEMNKDERLEALLDDGGIEGCGNSQNCVRSCPKEIPLTTSIAEMNKDTTKLMFKRWFKM; encoded by the coding sequence ATGGCGGAAGCAGTGGCATCATCCAAGAAGATTAAGTTCATTGTGACGCGTCAGGATTCGCCTGATGCGGCTCCTTATACCGAAGAGTTCGAAATTCCGTATCGTCCGAACATGAACGTCATCAGCGCCCTGATGGAGATTCAGCGGAATCCCGTCAACGCATCGGGCAAAGAGACGGCCCCGGTCTGCTGGGAGTCGAACTGCCTGGAAGAAGTGTGCGGGGCCTGCTCGATGGTGATCAACGGCAAGCCGCGCCAAGCCTGCTCGGCCTTGATCGACAAGCTGGAGCAGCCGATTCGCCTCGCTCCGATGAAGACGTTCCCGATCGTTCGCGACCTGGTCATCAACCGGGAGCGGATGTTCAATGCGCTCAAGCGCGTCAAGGCCTGGATTCCGATTGACGGCACGTATGATCTGGGGCCGGGGCCGCGCATGGCGGAGACGAAGCGGCAGTGGGCGTATGAGCTGTCCAAGTGCATGACCTGCGGCGTATGTCTCGAAGCTTGCCCGAACGTGAATGACAAGACAAGCTTCATCGGACCGGCGCCGATATCGCAAGTCCGTCTGTTCAACGCGCATCCGACGGGCGAGATGAACAAGGATGAGCGCCTGGAAGCGCTGCTGGACGATGGCGGCATTGAAGGCTGCGGCAACTCGCAGAACTGCGTCCGCTCCTGTCCGAAGGAGATTCCATTGACCACATCCATCGCGGAAATGAATAAAGACACGACCAAACTGATGTTCAAGCGCTGGTTCAAAATGTAA
- a CDS encoding aldehyde dehydrogenase, with protein sequence MADPALLEMQKTYYREGRTRDVKERRAALIRLADRVRGMEQDITAALRQDLGKSASEAYMTEIGIVLEEARLAARRVSRWAKPRRAKTALTHLGSRGMIVPEPYGSALIIAPWNYPFQLALAPLIGAIAAGNTAVLKPSELTPHTGAVLERLVRETFDPGHVTVVQGDAETARQLLAWPFDYIFFTGSVPVGKLVMEAAASRLIPVTLELGGKSPCIVHHDADMKLAARRIAFGKWTNAGQTCVAPDYVYVHQSRRDELIRELERTVGQFFGPPPLDSEEYASIVSERHWERLHGFLDNGRIAFGGESDRKRLRLAPTVMTEADWSSPVMQEEIFGPILPILTYESYEEAEQAILDRPKPLALYLFTADRALQQRVVRQLSFGGGCINDTLMHLATPYLPFGGVGESGIGSYHGVHSFNTFSHRKSVLYQTTAFDFSFRYPGAARRLDIIKRLFR encoded by the coding sequence ATGGCAGATCCGGCTCTGTTGGAAATGCAAAAAACGTATTACCGTGAAGGGCGCACCCGTGACGTGAAGGAGCGGCGCGCAGCCCTTATCCGCCTCGCTGACCGTGTGCGCGGGATGGAGCAGGATATTACCGCCGCGCTTCGGCAGGACTTGGGGAAGAGCGCGTCGGAAGCGTACATGACCGAGATCGGCATCGTGCTGGAGGAAGCGCGGCTGGCTGCTCGGCGGGTCAGCCGCTGGGCGAAGCCGCGCCGTGCCAAGACGGCGCTCACCCATCTGGGAAGCCGGGGCATGATCGTGCCCGAGCCGTACGGCAGCGCGCTCATCATCGCGCCCTGGAATTATCCGTTCCAGTTGGCCCTTGCCCCGCTTATCGGCGCGATTGCCGCCGGCAATACAGCGGTGCTGAAGCCGTCGGAGCTGACGCCGCACACCGGCGCGGTGCTGGAACGGCTCGTTCGGGAGACGTTCGATCCGGGTCATGTCACCGTCGTGCAAGGGGACGCCGAGACGGCCCGGCAGCTGTTGGCCTGGCCGTTCGATTATATTTTCTTCACCGGCAGCGTCCCGGTCGGCAAGCTTGTCATGGAGGCGGCGGCCTCCCGCCTGATTCCGGTCACGCTGGAGCTTGGCGGCAAGAGCCCCTGCATCGTCCATCATGACGCCGATATGAAGCTCGCGGCCAGGCGGATCGCCTTCGGCAAATGGACGAATGCCGGGCAGACCTGTGTCGCGCCGGATTACGTATATGTCCATCAATCCCGCCGCGATGAGCTAATCCGCGAGCTGGAGCGGACGGTTGGCCAATTCTTCGGGCCACCGCCGCTCGACAGCGAAGAGTACGCATCCATCGTCAGCGAGCGGCATTGGGAGCGGCTGCACGGCTTCCTGGACAACGGCCGCATCGCCTTCGGCGGCGAATCCGACCGGAAGCGGCTCCGCTTGGCCCCGACCGTCATGACGGAAGCGGACTGGTCGTCGCCGGTCATGCAGGAGGAGATATTCGGCCCGATCCTGCCCATTCTCACTTACGAGTCGTACGAGGAAGCCGAGCAAGCGATCCTCGATCGGCCGAAGCCGCTCGCGCTCTATCTGTTCACGGCCGATCGGGCCTTGCAGCAGCGCGTCGTCCGGCAGCTGTCCTTCGGCGGCGGCTGCATCAATGATACGCTCATGCATCTGGCTACGCCTTATCTCCCGTTCGGCGGGGTGGGCGAGAGCGGAATCGGCAGCTATCACGGCGTTCACAGCTTCAATACGTTCAGCCATCGGAAGAGCGTCCTCTATCAGACGACGGCTTTTGATTTCTCCTTCCGCTATCCGGGTGCCGCCCGGAGGCTGGATATCATCAAGCGGCTGTTCCGTTAA